In Acidobacteriota bacterium, one genomic interval encodes:
- a CDS encoding VCBS repeat-containing protein, with product MSKEKKERLDGWKEIASYLDRDPRTVMRWERELGLPIHRIESKGKSIVYALTEEIDAWLSSFSQIAPERRRARLLKTRKRFWLFHLAICSLIVILTVLLIYPWQKRKPNPADFDISGSRLIILDNKGRKLWEYDAGRKLISKKEYKKGELNINPSLLITDLEGDGRREVLFIPIYIRENPLLHPLSFPNFLICFEASGKIRFILKPGREIRYNKYITSSNYQLGPFIVDDLDGDGKKEIILETHNIPLFPSQLLVLTAQGKVIGEFVNAGHIQCPIVVKDLDNDGYKDIIICGINNTFRSNFLGVFDYRSVFGSSPTPADPEHTSPELARGTMKYYIVLPKIDLHPLLTTYPSATFDITDEEIVLKGTIRNDNPDLLPNIASLPTPIFHFDYSLRLTKVELPRKFITAYRELAKKGYLKLLPPDYEKRLAKRVLWWDGDKWVNHPTKTKMWREWE from the coding sequence AGGCAAAAGCATCGTCTACGCCTTAACTGAGGAGATAGACGCCTGGCTCTCTTCCTTCTCCCAGATAGCTCCAGAAAGAAGGAGAGCAAGGTTACTAAAAACGAGAAAGAGATTCTGGTTATTTCATCTCGCCATCTGCTCTCTCATCGTTATTTTAACCGTTCTTCTAATATACCCTTGGCAAAAGAGGAAACCGAATCCAGCTGATTTCGATATATCGGGAAGCAGGTTGATCATCCTTGATAATAAGGGAAGGAAACTCTGGGAGTACGATGCAGGGAGAAAGCTCATTTCCAAAAAGGAATATAAAAAAGGAGAGCTAAATATTAATCCTTCCCTTCTCATCACCGACCTCGAAGGCGATGGAAGAAGAGAGGTTTTATTTATCCCCATCTATATACGGGAAAACCCACTTCTACACCCTCTCTCCTTTCCGAACTTTCTCATCTGCTTCGAGGCTTCAGGAAAGATAAGGTTCATCCTGAAACCAGGAAGGGAGATAAGGTACAACAAATACATCACTTCGTCTAACTACCAATTAGGACCTTTCATAGTTGACGACCTCGACGGGGATGGGAAAAAAGAGATTATATTGGAAACGCACAACATCCCTTTATTCCCCTCACAGCTACTGGTATTGACCGCTCAGGGTAAGGTCATTGGCGAATTCGTGAACGCGGGGCACATCCAATGTCCCATAGTGGTGAAGGATCTGGATAACGATGGCTACAAGGATATAATCATCTGTGGGATAAATAACACCTTCCGCTCCAATTTCCTTGGGGTATTCGATTATCGATCCGTCTTCGGCTCATCGCCCACACCGGCGGATCCGGAACATACCTCCCCTGAGCTCGCTCGAGGAACGATGAAATATTACATTGTGCTACCGAAAATCGATCTTCATCCTCTCCTCACCACTTACCCAAGCGCCACTTTTGATATTACCGATGAGGAGATCGTCCTCAAAGGAACTATAAGAAATGACAATCCCGATCTGCTTCCAAATATAGCCTCGCTACCAACCCCCATCTTCCATTTCGATTATTCGTTGAGGCTCACTAAGGTGGAGCTTCCGCGGAAATTTATAACGGCTTATCGGGAGCTCGCGAAAAAGGGTTATCTCAAACTCCTCCCCCCGGATTATGAGAAAAGATTGGCAAAACGGGTTCTCTGGTGGGATGGGGACAAATGGGTGAACCACCCCACCAAGACTAAGATGTGGAGAGAATGGGAGTGA
- the amrB gene encoding AmmeMemoRadiSam system protein B, translated as MKREFLLLVLMVLLTTSFTFAQIPKEEVLKRVAIPAKGDLRGLVDIVGFAHTAKQMDFVVSLCEKLEKEHFAKLEKEYGISKEKPAIAVICPHDDYYYAGRVYINVIPHIKAKRVILFGVCHWAKTFGVKDKLVFDAFKRWRGPYGPVPVSPLREEITKRLNKEDYLISNEIEGSEHSVEAIVPFLQYYNRKVEIVSILVPYMNWDRMNELGKKLAQVVGSIIREKGWKLGEDIAFVISTDGVHYGDYGWSYYGYHPFGCDIKGYEKAVAQDHRLVNNYLAGTLKSSKIEKLFSLLVDPSDPTKYRITWCGRFSVPFGTNFLAQLMKELNHKPLTGYFLRYGTSISFPTLPVEKLGMGPTAPSNLHHFVSYIGVGYF; from the coding sequence ATGAAAAGGGAGTTTCTTCTTCTCGTGCTTATGGTCCTTCTTACAACCTCTTTCACCTTCGCCCAGATACCGAAGGAGGAGGTTTTAAAACGGGTAGCGATACCTGCCAAGGGGGACCTAAGAGGGTTGGTCGATATCGTTGGCTTCGCCCATACTGCAAAGCAGATGGACTTTGTCGTCTCGCTCTGCGAGAAGCTCGAAAAAGAGCACTTCGCTAAGCTGGAAAAGGAATATGGCATCTCAAAGGAAAAGCCAGCGATCGCGGTTATATGCCCTCACGATGACTACTATTACGCGGGCAGGGTATATATTAATGTCATCCCCCATATAAAGGCGAAGCGGGTAATACTATTCGGCGTCTGCCACTGGGCGAAAACCTTCGGGGTAAAGGACAAGCTCGTATTCGACGCCTTCAAGAGATGGCGCGGTCCTTACGGTCCTGTTCCTGTATCACCCCTCCGGGAAGAGATAACAAAAAGGCTCAATAAGGAAGACTACCTCATAAGCAACGAGATCGAGGGAAGTGAACACTCAGTAGAGGCAATAGTCCCCTTCCTTCAGTATTACAACCGGAAGGTAGAGATAGTATCCATCCTCGTTCCCTATATGAACTGGGATCGGATGAACGAGCTCGGGAAAAAGCTTGCCCAGGTAGTGGGATCAATAATAAGGGAAAAGGGGTGGAAGCTGGGCGAAGATATTGCTTTCGTCATTTCTACCGATGGCGTTCACTACGGGGACTACGGCTGGAGTTATTACGGGTATCACCCCTTCGGATGCGACATCAAGGGATACGAAAAAGCAGTGGCTCAAGATCACCGGCTGGTGAACAACTACCTTGCAGGAACCCTTAAGAGCTCGAAGATAGAGAAGCTGTTCTCCCTACTCGTTGATCCGAGCGATCCCACCAAATACAGAATAACCTGGTGCGGCAGGTTCTCCGTTCCATTTGGGACAAACTTTCTTGCCCAGTTGATGAAAGAGCTCAACCATAAACCACTCACCGGATACTTCCTTCGCTATGGAACGAGCATCAGTTTTCCCACCCTGCCGGTGGAGAAGCTCGGTATGGGACCGACTGCGCCAAGCAATCTTCATCACTTCGTGAGCTATATTGGGGTGGGCTATTTCTAA